The Halosimplex litoreum genome has a window encoding:
- a CDS encoding DUF7115 domain-containing protein codes for MDIPDLVEGALDGEEIQAGVSLGDEDAVCLTPTRTLVYRGEGLLSDEAVEEYSHDIEQLAVSEGRRKTKFTMQYIDGTQSFTVPASRGDKVLELFLEGVLKLDGVIDDRESLAGVYRFSELTLIIAEGRLIKHIGSQVWSEDFEVYAYDDVTGLEFERASVATSIALSIGGRPQRVKVPNDKAPVVRQTLEEALFGYYDVANVDELNRVVGPETDTGGVDTASDDGGGDDFAFGDDFDPLVSEEADLTESVDADERLAESDSSTGQPSREPDRQPSGQSTDPAAGQPTDTNAGGGADPAPRGTDAETATEPGRPDDGRPSNANGGGRAAADSHDRADQRAQSASTESEPEPTETGDADAGDGDVRHGEGAPGVSERADTTPEDTGQRDTQHTPSRRADTQRTQSQRADTRQTQSRPTPSRDADSTGGTSESVQRAEASADPTEEAAAAPDDPSETGTATESTTAASSAETDESEPAPVSREEFEAMAERLDELTDAVDRQNELLKRQHRALKQLVQQRD; via the coding sequence ATGGACATCCCGGACCTCGTCGAGGGGGCACTCGACGGCGAGGAGATACAGGCCGGCGTCTCGCTCGGCGACGAGGACGCGGTCTGTCTCACACCGACGCGAACGCTCGTCTACCGCGGCGAAGGGCTGCTCAGCGACGAAGCGGTCGAGGAGTACTCCCACGACATCGAACAGCTCGCGGTCTCGGAGGGCCGTCGCAAGACGAAGTTCACCATGCAGTACATCGACGGCACGCAGTCGTTCACCGTCCCGGCCAGCCGCGGCGACAAGGTGCTCGAACTGTTCCTCGAAGGCGTCCTCAAACTCGACGGCGTCATCGACGACCGCGAGTCGCTCGCCGGCGTCTACCGGTTCAGCGAACTCACGCTCATCATCGCCGAGGGGCGACTGATCAAGCACATCGGCAGCCAGGTCTGGTCCGAGGACTTCGAGGTGTACGCCTACGACGACGTGACCGGCCTCGAGTTCGAACGCGCCAGCGTCGCGACCAGCATCGCCCTCTCGATCGGCGGTCGCCCCCAGCGAGTCAAGGTGCCCAACGACAAGGCACCCGTCGTCCGCCAGACGCTCGAAGAAGCGCTGTTCGGCTACTACGACGTGGCCAACGTCGACGAACTCAACCGCGTCGTCGGCCCGGAGACGGACACCGGCGGCGTCGATACCGCGTCCGACGACGGCGGCGGCGACGACTTCGCGTTCGGCGACGACTTCGACCCGCTCGTCAGCGAGGAGGCCGACCTGACCGAGTCCGTCGACGCCGACGAGCGACTCGCCGAGAGCGACTCCTCGACCGGACAGCCGTCGCGAGAGCCGGACCGACAGCCCAGTGGACAGTCGACCGATCCCGCGGCGGGGCAACCCACCGATACGAACGCGGGCGGGGGCGCCGACCCAGCTCCCCGCGGGACGGACGCGGAGACTGCGACGGAACCCGGCCGTCCGGACGACGGCCGGCCGTCGAACGCGAACGGCGGTGGACGGGCGGCGGCCGACTCCCACGACCGAGCCGACCAGCGCGCCCAGTCTGCGTCCACGGAATCTGAACCGGAACCGACCGAAACCGGCGACGCGGACGCCGGTGACGGCGACGTTCGACACGGTGAGGGGGCTCCGGGAGTGTCCGAACGAGCCGACACCACTCCGGAGGACACCGGCCAGAGAGACACCCAGCATACGCCCTCTCGACGGGCCGATACCCAACGGACGCAGTCGCAGCGAGCCGATACTCGACAGACGCAGTCGCGACCGACGCCGTCCCGGGACGCTGACTCGACAGGTGGGACGAGTGAGTCGGTCCAGCGCGCCGAGGCGTCGGCCGACCCCACCGAGGAGGCTGCCGCGGCGCCGGACGACCCATCGGAGACGGGGACAGCAACGGAGTCGACGACCGCCGCCAGTTCCGCCGAGACCGACGAGTCGGAGCCGGCACCGGTCAGTCGCGAGGAGTTCGAGGCGATGGCCGAGCGACTGGACGAGCTGACCGACGCGGTCGACCGCCAGAACGAACTGCTCAAACGGCAACATCGCGCGCTGAAGCAGCTGGTCCAACAGCGCGACTGA
- a CDS encoding DUF5830 family protein translates to MDDRVELGVELLAHLEHAELSLAEAVDRIETVTSDPAVTREILETAEKRGVIDREGDTVVPTTGDYVGFEGGDVVSKEGEFTCQRCGAGITTGYFIEFDAGDHGPFGSSCIRKVTGRDED, encoded by the coding sequence GTGGACGACCGCGTCGAACTCGGCGTCGAACTGCTCGCCCACCTCGAACACGCCGAGCTGTCACTGGCCGAGGCCGTCGACCGCATCGAGACCGTGACCAGCGACCCGGCGGTCACCCGCGAGATCCTCGAAACCGCCGAGAAACGCGGCGTCATCGACCGCGAGGGCGACACCGTCGTCCCGACGACCGGCGACTACGTCGGTTTCGAGGGCGGCGACGTGGTGAGCAAAGAGGGGGAGTTCACCTGCCAGCGCTGCGGCGCCGGCATCACGACGGGCTATTTCATCGAGTTCGACGCCGGCGATCACGGGCCGTTCGGCTCCTCGTGTATCAGGAAAGTCACCGGCCGCGACGAGGACTGA
- a CDS encoding TVP38/TMEM64 family protein: protein MAVSRATRRQLAGLGALALALAAGAVVFSPAAVLESLVALSGDPWRFLAVLVVLYVVRPFVLWPVSLLSLTVGYVYGAAVGIPIAAAGVAVSTAPPFLLARRFRTDEGVLGRTAGVGDRIVTATGGFRGLVAARLAPIPSDVTSSAAGLSDLSPRTYLAGTLVGETPWIVGAVVAGASMHTLSVDGLDQGIALVAAATAVSGLLLAGPTYRLVRERYDLGVDAR, encoded by the coding sequence ATGGCAGTGAGTCGGGCGACGCGCCGACAGCTCGCCGGTCTCGGGGCGCTCGCCCTCGCGCTCGCGGCCGGAGCGGTGGTCTTCTCCCCGGCCGCGGTGCTGGAGTCGCTGGTCGCGCTCTCTGGAGACCCCTGGCGCTTTCTCGCCGTGCTCGTCGTCCTCTACGTCGTCCGACCGTTCGTCCTGTGGCCGGTCAGCCTGCTGTCGCTGACGGTCGGATACGTCTACGGCGCGGCGGTCGGGATCCCGATCGCCGCGGCGGGCGTCGCCGTCTCCACGGCGCCGCCGTTCCTCCTCGCCCGCCGGTTCCGGACCGACGAGGGAGTCCTCGGCCGGACCGCGGGCGTCGGCGACCGGATCGTGACGGCGACCGGTGGCTTCCGAGGGCTCGTGGCCGCGCGGCTCGCGCCGATCCCCTCGGACGTGACCTCCTCGGCCGCCGGGCTCTCGGACCTGTCACCGCGGACGTATCTGGCCGGGACGCTCGTCGGCGAGACGCCGTGGATCGTCGGCGCCGTCGTCGCCGGCGCGTCGATGCACACGCTGTCGGTCGACGGGCTCGACCAGGGGATCGCCCTGGTCGCCGCCGCGACCGCCGTCTCGGGACTCCTGCTGGCCGGACCGACCTACCGGCTGGTCCGCGAGCGCTACGACCTCGGAGTCGACGCTCGGTAG
- a CDS encoding HVO_2523 family zinc finger protein, which produces MSDAGGRPCPICERPMTHRHCKYVCPEHGVVYDCADTFY; this is translated from the coding sequence ATGAGCGACGCCGGCGGTCGACCCTGTCCGATCTGTGAGCGGCCGATGACCCACCGCCACTGCAAGTACGTCTGCCCCGAACACGGCGTCGTCTACGACTGCGCGGACACGTTCTACTGA
- a CDS encoding molybdopterin-dependent oxidoreductase, with product MTGDTPLADRYPPGLPTAVVAVSAGVAGLLGSFAAAGFAPGFVVAPVESTLSRRMPGAVVAFAITALGDLGQQLNLATAGALVVALFAALVALSVAVGRRLDTRLAPLLCAPAAVWAATALLTGRPVLSVGAAVGVGLVVWVTDLSYSGELAAGRSTPSSDGRRRVLAALGAALGASVLGYAVGRDGPSTGDGSSATNAGSAGTGGSADGDRPRGDPEIYGSADVPTFDADDQLAAAADREFDLDGTEPLVSERFYNVSYSSISPTPDAAEWSLSVTGEVGQEVSADYADLAEREFQHRFVTLRCVGESLNGQKMDTAVWSGVPIAPLIEDAKPNSDCDCVMVRAADDYYEEFPLEALESGFLALGMNGEPLPRSHGAPVRLLVPGHWGEINVKWITEIEFLEREADGYWEQKGWHGTGPVETVAKLHATNRTDDGQLEVGGHAYAGTRGIERVEVSTDGGDTWTDAELTERLPGATGAVEEPPDHAADAWRQWRHVYDPPAGSHDVVVRATDGTGTVQSSEERDAYPSGATGWVSETVAPGSVG from the coding sequence ATGACAGGAGACACGCCGCTCGCGGACCGCTACCCGCCCGGCCTCCCCACCGCGGTCGTCGCCGTCTCGGCGGGGGTAGCGGGCCTGCTCGGCTCGTTCGCCGCCGCCGGGTTCGCGCCCGGGTTCGTCGTCGCACCGGTCGAGAGCACGCTCTCCCGGCGGATGCCCGGCGCGGTCGTCGCCTTCGCGATCACCGCGCTCGGCGACCTGGGTCAGCAACTCAACCTCGCGACCGCGGGCGCGCTCGTGGTCGCGCTGTTCGCCGCGCTGGTCGCCCTCTCGGTCGCAGTCGGGCGGCGCCTCGACACGCGCCTGGCGCCGCTGCTCTGCGCTCCGGCGGCCGTCTGGGCCGCGACGGCGCTGCTGACCGGCCGCCCGGTCCTCTCGGTCGGCGCCGCCGTCGGCGTCGGCCTCGTCGTCTGGGTGACCGACCTCTCCTACTCGGGCGAACTCGCCGCCGGTCGGTCGACCCCGTCGTCGGACGGGCGGCGCCGCGTCCTCGCGGCGCTCGGTGCCGCCCTCGGCGCCAGCGTGCTCGGGTACGCAGTCGGTCGCGACGGTCCGTCGACGGGCGACGGCTCCAGCGCCACGAACGCGGGGAGTGCGGGCACCGGAGGGAGCGCCGACGGCGACCGCCCGCGGGGCGATCCCGAGATCTACGGGAGCGCCGACGTGCCGACCTTCGACGCCGACGACCAGCTCGCAGCGGCGGCCGACAGGGAGTTCGACCTCGACGGGACGGAACCGCTGGTCAGCGAGCGCTTTTACAACGTCTCCTACAGTTCGATCTCGCCGACGCCCGACGCCGCCGAGTGGTCGCTGTCGGTCACCGGCGAGGTCGGCCAGGAGGTGTCCGCCGACTACGCCGACCTCGCCGAGCGCGAGTTCCAGCACCGGTTCGTCACGCTGCGCTGCGTCGGCGAGTCGCTCAACGGGCAGAAGATGGACACCGCGGTCTGGAGCGGCGTCCCCATCGCACCCCTGATCGAGGACGCGAAGCCGAACTCCGACTGCGACTGTGTCATGGTCAGGGCGGCCGACGACTACTACGAGGAGTTCCCGCTGGAGGCGCTGGAGAGCGGCTTCCTCGCCCTGGGGATGAACGGCGAGCCGCTGCCGCGGAGCCACGGCGCGCCCGTCCGCCTGCTCGTCCCCGGCCACTGGGGCGAGATCAACGTCAAGTGGATCACCGAGATCGAGTTCCTCGAACGCGAGGCGGACGGCTACTGGGAGCAGAAGGGCTGGCACGGTACCGGTCCCGTCGAGACGGTCGCCAAGCTCCACGCGACGAACCGTACCGACGACGGGCAGCTCGAGGTCGGCGGCCACGCCTACGCGGGGACGCGGGGCATCGAGCGCGTCGAGGTGTCGACCGACGGCGGCGACACGTGGACCGACGCGGAACTCACCGAGCGGTTGCCCGGCGCGACGGGCGCAGTCGAGGAGCCACCCGACCACGCGGCGGACGCCTGGCGACAGTGGCGCCACGTGTACGACCCGCCCGCGGGCAGTCACGACGTCGTCGTCCGCGCCACGGACGGGACGGGGACGGTCCAGTCGAGCGAAGAACGAGACGCCTACCCCAGCGGGGCGACCGGCTGGGTGAGCGAGACGGTCGCTCCGGGGAGCGTGGGGTGA
- a CDS encoding winged helix-turn-helix domain-containing protein produces the protein MEKALWYLLAGTRGGENRARIIRLLDDRPRNANQLAEELDVDYNTVRHHLDVLLDHDVVERGGDDYGAMYFLTDRFDRHREEFETITDQIE, from the coding sequence ATGGAGAAGGCACTCTGGTATCTGCTCGCCGGCACGCGCGGCGGCGAGAACCGCGCCCGGATCATCCGGTTGCTCGACGACCGGCCGCGCAACGCCAACCAGCTGGCCGAGGAACTCGACGTGGACTACAACACCGTGCGCCACCATCTCGACGTCCTGCTGGACCACGACGTGGTCGAGCGCGGCGGCGACGACTACGGCGCGATGTACTTCCTCACGGACCGGTTCGACCGTCACCGCGAGGAGTTCGAGACCATAACCGACCAAATCGAGTGA
- a CDS encoding sugar phosphate isomerase/epimerase family protein produces MVRTAINLYSVRELDLPMAEILERCAAAGYDGVQFSGGFGGRSAEELADHLDDLDLAVTASHVDVDDLESDPARVVDFHETIGADGAVVPWLGPEQFESRAATLETADRVDGMAADLLDYGFALHYHNHDHEFAAFDDTTGFEVFADHTDALLEPDVGWIETAGHDPVEIVERYGERVEIVHMKDMDDGEFCEIGDGDVDMQACADAAREVDAEWLVYEHDEPEDPAASIDAGAEFLAGL; encoded by the coding sequence ATGGTACGCACCGCGATCAACCTCTATTCGGTTCGCGAGTTGGACCTGCCGATGGCCGAGATCCTCGAGCGCTGCGCGGCGGCCGGCTACGACGGCGTGCAGTTCTCCGGGGGCTTCGGTGGCCGCTCGGCCGAGGAACTCGCCGACCACCTCGACGATCTGGACCTGGCCGTGACGGCGTCGCACGTCGACGTGGACGACCTGGAGTCCGACCCCGCCCGAGTCGTCGACTTCCACGAGACGATCGGTGCCGACGGCGCGGTCGTCCCGTGGCTCGGGCCCGAACAGTTCGAGTCCCGCGCGGCGACGCTGGAGACGGCCGACCGCGTCGACGGGATGGCGGCGGACCTCCTCGACTACGGCTTCGCCCTGCACTACCACAACCACGACCACGAGTTCGCCGCCTTCGACGACACGACGGGCTTCGAGGTGTTCGCCGACCACACCGACGCCCTGCTGGAACCCGACGTGGGCTGGATCGAGACGGCGGGCCACGACCCCGTCGAGATCGTCGAGCGCTACGGCGAACGCGTCGAGATCGTCCACATGAAGGACATGGACGACGGCGAGTTCTGCGAGATCGGCGACGGCGACGTGGACATGCAGGCGTGTGCCGACGCCGCCCGCGAGGTCGACGCCGAGTGGCTCGTCTACGAACACGACGAACCCGAGGACCCCGCGGCCTCGATCGACGCCGGAGCGGAGTTCCTCGCCGGGCTGTAG
- a CDS encoding PGF-CTERM sorting domain-containing protein, with translation MSRAGGRRVVVAAVAVVLLASAVTGGGLAAASPTENGAASSAADAPAPDRVGFGADIASSTELGEPAERVTKSVTASGGSASAAGTDAVLAGAPANVTAVQELRLTPDVPGEVTVVQRYRVPDRVSSLKPELPANATVTATAGFSRGNGTVYEWDGNTSSPSVTFAMEVNETVDLSGPEGAQGRYLFVDAGEWALFQRPAVPTSWSWSGAAPVGITRETRAAGEGYVGEWMAYLGAVETRERTAHGQRFELVLPERASLRESPAAILDSLAAAGDRLRVGDRDDVVNVFAAPTTTVGWGVRGLQYGDRDMWVRDAEPLATAENTWLHEYVHTRQGYETAPSARWTNEGFATYYAALLALEQDRVDFAAFREALRPGTVRPQSDAVLTEPRSWVNTANYLKGSLVAGDTDLRIRLATDGTRSLQAVFSAMNAHPGPVDARTVFESVGTVAGPEVRRAAVTYAGTERAPDLWSVRTHTEAFASTPALVEVGIATESDALAVNGPYRNVTRSGSELTLYAGETLTMTGAVSNAGGAAGGYEARFVVDGAVTTSESGTVAPGERVTYRFERTFDEAGDHTLAVGGDRVTVEVYDPAPATVTALSANRTDLSEPGAVAFTATVSSTHGVPARGNVTLRGPEGPIIDRRVALGAGENRTVSGVARLDRGEYEFTLGDADTLVVTVGDVGDGGNGGEGADGTEGGDGGISGLGPGFGPVTALAGLLGALALLVRRRE, from the coding sequence ATGTCACGGGCTGGCGGTCGTCGAGTCGTCGTCGCGGCGGTCGCGGTGGTGCTTCTCGCGAGCGCGGTCACCGGCGGCGGACTCGCGGCCGCCTCGCCGACCGAGAACGGAGCCGCTTCGTCGGCCGCGGACGCGCCAGCGCCCGACCGGGTCGGATTCGGGGCAGACATTGCGTCGTCGACCGAACTCGGGGAGCCCGCCGAGCGGGTGACGAAGTCGGTCACGGCGTCGGGCGGGTCGGCCTCGGCGGCGGGGACCGACGCGGTGTTGGCGGGCGCGCCGGCGAACGTCACGGCGGTGCAGGAACTCCGGTTGACGCCCGATGTGCCCGGTGAGGTGACCGTCGTCCAGCGCTACCGGGTGCCCGACCGGGTGTCCTCGCTGAAGCCGGAACTGCCCGCGAACGCGACCGTCACCGCGACGGCGGGCTTCTCGCGGGGCAACGGGACCGTCTACGAGTGGGACGGCAACACGTCGAGCCCGTCGGTGACGTTCGCGATGGAAGTCAACGAGACGGTGGACCTCTCCGGACCGGAGGGCGCTCAGGGGCGGTACCTCTTCGTCGACGCCGGCGAGTGGGCGCTCTTCCAGCGGCCGGCCGTGCCGACGAGCTGGTCGTGGTCGGGGGCGGCACCGGTCGGTATCACGCGCGAGACGCGGGCCGCGGGCGAGGGGTACGTCGGCGAGTGGATGGCCTACCTCGGCGCGGTCGAGACGCGCGAGCGGACGGCCCACGGCCAGCGGTTCGAGCTGGTGCTCCCCGAACGAGCGTCGTTGAGGGAGTCGCCCGCGGCGATCCTCGACTCGCTGGCGGCGGCGGGCGACCGCCTGCGCGTCGGCGACCGCGACGACGTCGTGAACGTCTTCGCCGCGCCGACGACGACCGTCGGCTGGGGCGTGCGCGGCCTGCAGTACGGCGACCGCGACATGTGGGTGCGCGACGCCGAGCCGCTGGCGACCGCCGAGAACACCTGGCTGCACGAGTACGTCCACACCCGTCAGGGCTACGAGACGGCGCCGTCGGCGCGGTGGACCAACGAGGGCTTCGCCACCTACTACGCCGCCCTGCTCGCGCTCGAACAGGACCGCGTCGACTTCGCGGCGTTCCGCGAGGCGCTGCGCCCCGGGACCGTCCGCCCGCAGTCCGACGCGGTCCTGACCGAACCGCGGTCGTGGGTCAACACCGCGAACTACCTGAAAGGCAGCCTCGTCGCCGGCGACACCGACCTGCGGATCCGGCTGGCGACCGACGGCACGCGGTCGCTCCAGGCGGTCTTCTCCGCGATGAACGCTCACCCGGGACCGGTCGACGCGCGGACGGTCTTCGAGAGCGTCGGGACGGTCGCCGGACCGGAGGTTCGCAGAGCCGCGGTCACCTACGCGGGGACCGAGCGAGCGCCGGACCTGTGGTCGGTCCGCACCCACACCGAGGCGTTCGCGTCGACGCCCGCGCTGGTCGAGGTCGGGATCGCCACCGAATCCGACGCGCTCGCGGTGAACGGTCCCTACCGCAACGTGACCCGCTCGGGCTCGGAGCTGACCCTCTACGCGGGCGAGACGCTGACGATGACCGGGGCGGTGAGCAACGCCGGCGGCGCGGCCGGCGGCTACGAGGCGCGGTTCGTCGTCGACGGTGCGGTCACCACCTCGGAGAGCGGGACCGTCGCTCCCGGCGAGCGGGTGACCTACCGGTTCGAACGGACGTTCGACGAGGCGGGGGACCACACCCTCGCCGTCGGCGGCGACCGGGTGACCGTCGAGGTGTACGACCCGGCGCCGGCGACCGTGACCGCCCTCTCGGCCAACCGCACCGACCTGTCCGAGCCCGGCGCGGTGGCGTTCACCGCGACCGTCTCCAGCACCCACGGTGTGCCGGCGCGCGGGAACGTCACCCTCCGCGGTCCCGAGGGCCCGATCATCGACCGTCGGGTCGCCCTCGGCGCCGGAGAGAACCGGACCGTGAGCGGCGTCGCACGCCTCGACCGCGGCGAGTACGAGTTCACGCTCGGCGACGCCGACACGCTGGTCGTGACCGTCGGAGACGTCGGCGACGGCGGGAACGGCGGCGAGGGTGCCGACGGGACCGAGGGTGGCGACGGCGGGATATCCGGGCTCGGTCCCGGCTTCGGCCCCGTCACTGCGCTCGCCGGACTTCTGGGCGCGCTGGCGCTGCTCGTTCGGCGACGGGAGTGA
- the thiD gene encoding bifunctional hydroxymethylpyrimidine kinase/phosphomethylpyrimidine kinase, which produces MTRRDAPVSPPVVLTIAGSDSGGGAGIQADLKTIEAGGAFGTTAITSVTAQNTTGVESTHVLPTDEIDAQCDAVVSDFDVAAVKTGMLATAEVVELVADRVRAVAAPAVVDPVMVAASGDRLLASEAESAYEALIAEATLVTPNADEAAVLTGIDPDSESEAREAGERLVELGADAALVKGGHIADGESADVLDVLVTADGVETFRHPRVDTDATHGSGCTLSSAIATRLAHGDDVEAAVAAGVDLLARAVRYNLDMGEGPGAVHHAVELRDRAARDDTAEAVEGIVRAFVDRDIGPLVPEVGTNVAGATPYAERPDETAAVEGRITRTRSGAAPTRGVRFGASAHVARLLLATREHDPDLRFAANLRYDDAVAEAFGDLDGPVAEYDPADDRPDSVEWGVETAFDAIDGTPAAVVDRGSHGDEAVAFVLARTPDALVDRTLAVLDAVEIED; this is translated from the coding sequence ATGACACGACGCGACGCGCCGGTCTCGCCGCCGGTCGTCCTGACCATCGCGGGGAGCGACTCCGGCGGCGGCGCCGGCATCCAGGCGGACCTGAAGACGATCGAGGCCGGCGGCGCCTTCGGGACGACCGCGATCACCAGCGTCACCGCCCAGAACACGACAGGTGTCGAGTCCACGCACGTCCTCCCGACCGACGAAATCGACGCCCAGTGCGACGCCGTCGTCTCGGACTTCGACGTGGCCGCCGTCAAGACGGGGATGCTCGCCACGGCCGAGGTGGTCGAGCTCGTCGCCGACCGCGTCCGGGCGGTCGCGGCGCCGGCCGTCGTCGACCCGGTGATGGTCGCCGCCTCCGGCGACCGCCTGCTCGCCAGCGAGGCCGAGAGCGCCTACGAGGCCCTGATCGCCGAGGCGACGCTGGTCACACCTAACGCAGACGAGGCGGCCGTCCTGACCGGGATCGACCCCGACAGCGAGTCCGAGGCACGCGAGGCGGGCGAACGCCTCGTCGAGCTGGGCGCAGACGCCGCGCTCGTCAAGGGCGGCCACATCGCGGACGGCGAGTCGGCGGACGTGCTCGACGTGCTCGTCACTGCAGACGGCGTCGAGACGTTCCGGCATCCGCGGGTCGACACCGACGCCACCCACGGCTCGGGCTGTACGCTCTCGTCGGCGATCGCGACGCGGCTGGCCCACGGCGACGACGTCGAGGCGGCGGTCGCCGCCGGCGTCGACCTGCTCGCCCGCGCGGTCCGGTACAACCTCGACATGGGCGAGGGGCCGGGCGCGGTCCACCACGCGGTCGAGTTGCGGGACCGCGCCGCTCGTGACGACACCGCCGAGGCGGTCGAGGGGATCGTCCGCGCGTTCGTCGACCGCGATATCGGTCCGCTGGTCCCCGAGGTCGGGACGAACGTCGCCGGCGCGACCCCGTACGCGGAGCGACCGGACGAGACCGCCGCCGTCGAGGGACGGATCACCCGAACGCGCTCGGGGGCAGCACCGACCCGCGGCGTCCGCTTCGGCGCGTCGGCCCACGTCGCTCGCCTCCTCCTGGCGACGCGCGAGCACGACCCCGACCTCCGGTTCGCCGCGAACCTACGCTACGACGACGCGGTCGCCGAGGCGTTCGGCGACCTCGACGGACCGGTCGCCGAGTACGACCCAGCCGACGACCGCCCAGATTCGGTCGAGTGGGGTGTCGAGACGGCCTTCGACGCCATCGACGGAACGCCCGCGGCGGTCGTCGACCGGGGCAGCCACGGCGACGAGGCCGTCGCCTTCGTCCTCGCGCGGACCCCCGACGCGCTGGTCGACCGGACGCTGGCAGTGCTCGACGCGGTCGAAATCGAGGACTGA
- a CDS encoding DUF5789 family protein, which translates to MELELAELGEYLEQFDYPTERDELAAACGGVELRLAEGERNLGDLLAGAHTDRFDSADDAYTAVQNDLPREAVGEPYQSEGEGD; encoded by the coding sequence ATGGAGCTAGAACTGGCCGAACTGGGGGAGTACCTCGAACAGTTCGACTACCCCACCGAGCGCGACGAGCTGGCGGCCGCCTGTGGCGGTGTCGAACTCCGACTCGCCGAGGGCGAACGGAACCTCGGGGACCTGCTGGCCGGCGCGCACACCGACCGCTTCGACTCGGCCGACGACGCCTACACGGCCGTTCAGAACGACCTCCCGCGCGAGGCGGTCGGTGAACCCTACCAGTCCGAGGGCGAAGGCGACTGA
- a CDS encoding phosphotriesterase family protein, which yields MELHTTRGSLAREDLGLILPHEHVFVDLGPMAAENWRDADPDDVVEVMAPEIERARESGVTALVEATPEGVGRRVDVDLAVSEATDFPIVVPTGIYQEPSIPEWAREASEDELTEWLVEDLTDGVEDTGVRAAWIKVSTDDDDPTGLSPDERKILRAAARAGERTGAAIGSHTLHGEVVHEQLDTIEDVGYDPERFVWIHAQAGDERFHRAVAERGAYVEFDWIGGDDQDDGDYVDRVRRLVDAGDTDRVLLSQDRGWYDPSEPDGGEQKPYTYLTERFLPTLREAGVDEATVRQLTHDNPFEAYAR from the coding sequence ATGGAACTCCACACGACACGGGGGTCGCTGGCTCGAGAGGACCTGGGACTGATACTCCCGCACGAGCACGTCTTCGTCGATCTGGGGCCGATGGCGGCGGAGAACTGGCGCGACGCCGATCCCGACGACGTGGTCGAGGTGATGGCACCGGAGATAGAGCGCGCCCGCGAGTCGGGCGTCACGGCGCTCGTCGAGGCCACCCCCGAGGGCGTCGGCCGCCGCGTGGACGTCGATCTGGCGGTTTCCGAGGCGACCGACTTCCCCATCGTCGTCCCGACCGGGATCTACCAGGAGCCGTCGATCCCCGAGTGGGCCCGCGAGGCGAGCGAGGACGAACTGACCGAGTGGCTCGTCGAAGACCTCACCGACGGGGTCGAGGACACGGGCGTCCGCGCGGCGTGGATCAAGGTCAGCACCGACGACGACGACCCGACCGGGCTCTCGCCCGACGAACGGAAGATCCTGCGGGCCGCGGCCCGCGCGGGCGAGCGGACCGGCGCGGCCATCGGCAGCCACACGCTCCACGGCGAGGTCGTCCACGAACAGCTCGACACGATCGAGGACGTCGGCTACGACCCCGAGCGGTTCGTCTGGATCCACGCCCAGGCCGGCGACGAGCGCTTCCATCGGGCGGTCGCCGAGCGCGGCGCCTACGTCGAATTCGACTGGATCGGCGGCGACGACCAGGACGACGGCGACTACGTCGACCGGGTCCGACGACTCGTCGACGCGGGGGACACCGACCGGGTCCTCCTGAGTCAGGACCGCGGGTGGTACGACCCCTCGGAGCCCGACGGCGGCGAACAGAAGCCCTACACCTATCTCACCGAGCGGTTCCTCCCGACGCTCCGTGAGGCCGGCGTCGACGAAGCGACGGTCCGGCAGCTCACGCACGACAACCCGTTCGAGGCGTACGCCCGCTGA
- a CDS encoding DUF7331 family protein, producing MSETQRPTERGAEQCGTFETIDGDLVLYDRENAKAWIQASYAIDFEDVRATGPAE from the coding sequence ATGTCCGAGACGCAGCGGCCAACCGAGCGCGGGGCGGAACAGTGCGGGACCTTCGAGACCATCGACGGCGACCTGGTGCTCTACGACCGGGAGAACGCCAAGGCCTGGATCCAGGCCAGCTACGCGATCGACTTCGAGGACGTGCGCGCCACCGGACCGGCCGAATAG